Proteins encoded in a region of the Bartonella taylorii genome:
- a CDS encoding K+/H+ antiporter subunit F encodes MSMMILYWGIFCSQFFLCLAMIPALFRLIRGPRAQDRIVGLDALYITTILLFLTFDIRSGTTIYFVAALIIGLLGPVSSIALAKFLMRGEIIE; translated from the coding sequence ATGAGTATGATGATCCTTTATTGGGGGATTTTTTGTTCGCAGTTTTTTTTATGTTTGGCGATGATTCCAGCGCTATTTCGATTGATTCGTGGTCCACGGGCGCAAGATCGGATTGTAGGGTTGGATGCCCTTTATATAACCACGATTCTTTTATTTCTTACATTTGATATTCGTTCAGGAACAACTATTTATTTTGTAGCAGCTCTCATTATTGGGCTTTTGGGTCCTGTATCAAGCATTGCTTTGGCAAAATTTTTGATGCGGGGAGAGATTATTGAATGA
- the mnhG gene encoding monovalent cation/H(+) antiporter subunit G, with protein sequence MNDDVSLVVAIVITVFLILGSGLTLIGAIGLVRLSSFYKRLHMLSLSTSWGAGSILISSFLYSTFVDHHFVFHEILLMIFLLVTIPVASMLVSQAGAYRDHSENEQEKPLALLSRQTEEQTSTLEGISSDKNQRDF encoded by the coding sequence ATGAATGATGATGTATCGCTTGTGGTTGCTATTGTTATCACAGTTTTTTTAATATTGGGATCTGGTCTCACATTGATTGGCGCGATAGGATTAGTGCGTCTTTCCAGTTTTTATAAGCGTTTGCATATGCTTTCACTGAGCACAAGTTGGGGGGCAGGTAGTATTCTTATTTCCTCGTTTCTTTATTCCACGTTTGTAGACCATCATTTTGTGTTTCATGAAATATTATTGATGATTTTTTTGCTTGTGACAATACCCGTGGCTTCCATGTTGGTATCGCAAGCGGGGGCTTATCGAGACCATTCAGAAAATGAACAGGAAAAACCGCTGGCTCTTTTATCGCGTCAGACAGAAGAACAGACATCTACATTAGAAGGAATATCAAGCGATAAGAACCAGCGTGATTTTTAG
- a CDS encoding MliC family protein, translated as MKKTLHILGFLTASSLSLFSSGNTFAASLILEVPDNPEPTTRTIAYQCDTGKSKEHIEAVYLNADNIALVDFKWKGDRVIAANVIADTGKKYEGAQYIWWEMNNEVKLHDRIRDPEGKKLIHCKDESTLLF; from the coding sequence ATGAAAAAAACTCTACATATTTTAGGATTTTTGACCGCTTCAAGTCTATCTCTCTTTAGTTCAGGAAATACCTTCGCCGCTTCTTTAATCCTTGAAGTACCAGACAATCCAGAGCCAACAACGCGAACTATTGCCTATCAATGTGATACTGGAAAAAGTAAAGAACACATTGAAGCAGTCTATCTCAATGCTGATAATATTGCGCTGGTTGATTTCAAATGGAAAGGTGATCGTGTTATTGCTGCAAACGTCATTGCCGACACAGGAAAAAAATATGAAGGAGCACAGTATATTTGGTGGGAAATGAACAACGAAGTCAAACTTCATGATCGTATTCGCGATCCAGAAGGAAAAAAACTCATCCATTGTAAGGATGAATCAACGTTATTATTCTAA
- a CDS encoding site-specific tyrosine recombinase XerD: MKSDAVIDHFLEMMSAERGASSHTLAAYQHDLQWARDELSSHSVSLLSAQKEDLIALLSLMHTLGFAASSQARRLSTLRQFYQFLYAEGLRADDPSHDIDVPRQGRPLPEIISEDGVTKLLDLAQLEVNQANYGTKDYLRALRLQVLIEMLYATGLRISELVSLPVQAVRGKEAYIFVCGKGKKERMVLLSKKACQVLSQWLDLRDQGKDAASLYLFPARSETGYIARQVVARELKKLARRAGIKDDSLSPHVLRHAFASHLLQNGADLRAVQHLLGHSDIATTQIYTHVLEAGLYRLVNEHHPLADEQKAK; this comes from the coding sequence ATGAAAAGTGATGCTGTGATAGATCATTTCCTTGAGATGATGAGCGCGGAGCGAGGGGCTTCTTCTCATACGCTTGCGGCTTATCAGCATGATTTGCAGTGGGCACGAGATGAATTGTCTTCGCATTCTGTTTCGCTTCTTTCAGCACAAAAAGAAGATTTAATTGCTCTTTTATCGCTTATGCATACTCTTGGTTTTGCAGCATCTTCACAAGCACGCCGTTTATCGACTTTGCGTCAATTTTATCAATTTCTTTATGCAGAAGGGTTGAGAGCAGATGATCCTTCTCATGATATTGACGTGCCTCGACAGGGGCGTCCTTTGCCTGAAATCATCAGTGAAGATGGGGTAACAAAATTACTTGATTTGGCACAGTTGGAAGTGAATCAAGCAAATTATGGGACTAAGGATTATCTTCGCGCATTGCGTCTTCAGGTGTTGATTGAAATGCTTTACGCAACAGGGCTCCGTATTAGTGAGTTGGTGAGTCTTCCCGTGCAGGCTGTTCGAGGGAAGGAGGCTTATATTTTTGTGTGCGGTAAAGGTAAAAAAGAGCGAATGGTGCTGTTATCAAAAAAGGCATGTCAAGTTCTTTCACAGTGGTTAGACTTGCGTGATCAAGGAAAGGATGCGGCAAGTCTTTATCTTTTTCCTGCGCGTTCAGAAACAGGGTATATTGCTCGTCAAGTTGTTGCGCGGGAGTTAAAAAAACTCGCCAGAAGGGCAGGAATAAAAGATGACAGCTTGTCTCCCCATGTGTTGCGCCATGCTTTTGCTAGCCATCTTTTGCAGAATGGTGCTGATTTACGTGCAGTTCAACATTTGTTAGGTCACTCTGACATTGCTACCACCCAGATTTATACTCATGTGTTGGAAGCAGGACTTTATCGTTTAGTCAATGAGCATCATCCACTTGCCGATGAGCAGAAGGCTAAGTAA
- a CDS encoding MliC family protein: MKKKLFNLHFLTVLNLSLFSSISAFAGSLVIEVPDDPEPTKETVIYQCNTETKKERVEATYYNAGEIGLVDLKWNGKRVIASNVISASGAKYAGAEYIWWTKKDEATFYNLINDPKEEMPLNCVEEKGTE; the protein is encoded by the coding sequence ATGAAAAAAAAACTTTTTAATTTACATTTTCTAACCGTTTTAAATTTGTCGCTGTTTAGCTCAATCAGTGCTTTTGCTGGCTCTTTGGTCATTGAGGTGCCAGACGATCCAGAACCAACAAAAGAAACCGTTATCTACCAATGTAATACTGAAACAAAAAAAGAACGTGTTGAAGCAACCTACTACAATGCCGGTGAGATTGGGCTCGTTGATCTCAAATGGAACGGAAAGCGCGTCATAGCTTCCAATGTCATTTCTGCTTCTGGAGCAAAATATGCAGGAGCTGAATATATTTGGTGGACAAAAAAAGATGAGGCGACATTTTATAACCTCATTAATGATCCAAAGGAAGAAATGCCGCTCAACTGTGTAGAAGAAAAAGGCACAGAATAA
- a CDS encoding shikimate kinase, with protein sequence MKSNQPKYISMTQIKNQLLSTLDKRALVLVGLMGAGKSVIGKRVATILHLPFYDSDQEIEKAANMTITELFETYGEPEFRALEQRVILNLIKKKPLVLATGGGAYINQDIRKAIHQNGISIWLKVDLDILMKRVSRRPTRPLLQTENPKETMKKLMEQRYPIYAKANLTINSHKESHHTVAKNVIRSVQHYLSTEDNDRNNKHASQNRYC encoded by the coding sequence ATGAAAAGTAATCAACCTAAATATATCTCGATGACACAGATAAAGAATCAGCTCTTATCAACTCTTGATAAACGAGCACTTGTGCTTGTAGGTCTTATGGGTGCAGGCAAATCAGTGATCGGAAAACGCGTTGCCACCATACTCCATTTACCCTTTTACGATTCTGATCAGGAAATCGAAAAAGCTGCTAACATGACCATTACTGAACTCTTTGAAACTTATGGTGAACCGGAGTTTCGTGCTCTTGAACAGCGTGTTATTCTAAACCTCATTAAAAAAAAACCTCTTGTTTTAGCAACAGGTGGCGGTGCCTACATAAACCAAGACATTCGAAAAGCTATTCATCAAAATGGAATATCTATCTGGCTCAAAGTTGATCTTGATATCCTCATGAAACGTGTTTCACGGCGTCCAACACGGCCACTTCTTCAAACAGAAAACCCTAAAGAAACCATGAAAAAACTCATGGAACAGCGTTATCCTATCTATGCAAAAGCAAATTTAACAATTAACAGTCACAAAGAAAGCCATCATACCGTAGCAAAAAATGTCATACGATCTGTACAGCACTACCTCTCTACAGAAGATAACGATAGGAATAACAAGCATGCAAGCCAAAACCGTTACTGTTAA
- a CDS encoding acetyl-CoA carboxylase carboxyltransferase subunit alpha has protein sequence MYNYLDFEKPVADLDGKILELKQISQEEGSLDMSDEIARLEMRSQTALRDIYKKLSPWQKTQVARHPDRPHFLDYSARLLSDVTPLAGDRKFAEDEAIQAGFARFKGEAVAYIGQEKGHDTQTRLRYNFGSARPEGYRKAVRIMEMADRFGLPLLTFVDTAGAYPGVSAEERGQAEAIAQSTAATLRLKVPVVSVVIGEGGSGGAIAIAAANKVYMLEHAIYSVISPEGAASILWRDPSRAKDAAMNMRITAQDLYRLKIIDGIIPEPLGGAHRGKETVIDETGDVISEALKAMAGKDGEALKQDRWEKYLQIGRSLA, from the coding sequence ATGTATAATTATCTTGATTTTGAAAAACCAGTTGCTGATCTCGATGGGAAAATTCTTGAATTAAAACAGATTTCTCAAGAAGAAGGCAGTCTTGATATGAGCGACGAGATTGCGCGTCTTGAAATGCGTTCCCAGACGGCATTGCGTGATATTTACAAAAAATTATCGCCATGGCAAAAAACACAAGTGGCTCGTCATCCTGATCGGCCTCATTTTTTGGACTATTCTGCACGTTTGTTGAGTGATGTTACACCTTTGGCAGGAGATCGCAAGTTTGCTGAAGATGAGGCGATTCAAGCAGGGTTCGCCCGCTTTAAAGGTGAAGCAGTTGCATACATAGGTCAAGAGAAAGGTCACGATACGCAAACACGTTTGCGTTATAATTTTGGTTCTGCACGTCCAGAAGGGTATCGCAAAGCTGTACGTATTATGGAAATGGCTGATCGTTTTGGTTTGCCATTACTCACTTTTGTCGATACAGCAGGGGCGTATCCTGGTGTGAGTGCTGAAGAGCGCGGTCAAGCAGAAGCAATTGCTCAATCAACAGCAGCGACTTTGCGTTTAAAGGTTCCTGTTGTTTCGGTTGTTATTGGAGAAGGCGGTTCAGGAGGAGCGATAGCAATTGCTGCGGCCAACAAAGTGTATATGCTAGAACATGCGATTTATTCTGTTATTTCTCCAGAAGGCGCAGCTTCTATTTTATGGCGTGATCCTAGCCGTGCGAAAGATGCGGCAATGAATATGCGTATTACTGCTCAAGATTTGTATCGCTTAAAGATTATTGATGGCATTATTCCAGAGCCTTTGGGAGGTGCACATCGAGGAAAAGAGACTGTTATTGATGAAACAGGTGATGTTATTTCAGAGGCTTTAAAGGCTATGGCTG
- a CDS encoding Na+/H+ antiporter subunit E → MSYFCPFPFFSGIIVFMWLTLNGFNLGQLLLGIIIGLFSGWVMRFLEPEKITIKNWSAVFRLIFRVFIDSIISNISVVCFVLTKRSQKQRSGFIVVPLLLESRTALAILACILSVTPGTVWIAYNRKNGELLLHVLNFKNGYNYQQFIKQRYEQLLLEIFS, encoded by the coding sequence ATGAGTTATTTTTGTCCTTTCCCTTTTTTCAGTGGCATAATTGTTTTTATGTGGTTGACCTTGAACGGTTTTAATTTAGGCCAATTGCTATTAGGGATTATAATTGGTTTGTTTAGTGGTTGGGTGATGCGGTTTCTTGAACCGGAAAAGATCACGATTAAAAATTGGAGTGCAGTCTTTCGTCTCATTTTTCGTGTATTTATCGATTCTATAATTTCAAATATTTCGGTGGTTTGTTTTGTTTTAACAAAAAGGTCTCAAAAACAACGGTCGGGTTTTATTGTAGTGCCTCTTTTGCTCGAGAGTCGTACTGCTTTGGCTATTTTAGCATGCATCCTTTCTGTCACTCCAGGAACTGTTTGGATTGCCTATAATAGAAAAAATGGTGAGCTTTTGCTTCATGTTTTAAATTTTAAAAATGGATATAACTACCAACAGTTTATAAAACAACGGTATGAGCAGTTGCTTTTGGAGATTTTTTCATGA
- the aroB gene encoding 3-dehydroquinate synthase, whose translation MQAKTVTVKLDKHCYDIIIGPNLIAQTALQIKRSLHQKDFHQTRLAVVTDTNVASLHLDTLQTELTRNKIHAVPIVVEAGEQSKSFSTLQTVIDKILAARLERGDSVIAFGGGVIGDLGGFAASIIRRGMNFIQIPTTLLAQIDSSVGGKTGINSRYGKNLIGTFYQPRCVIADTCILDTLPLRQFRAGYAEIVKYGLINQPDFFEWLEKNGQKIFSNGPIRTEAIVRSCQFKAHIVARDEYETGERALLNLGHTFGHMLETATAYDSNRLIHGEAVAIGMTLAHQFSAQLNLINPTLTHRIETHLKAVGLPTQLQDIPGKLPDAETLMTLISQDKKVSKNNLTFILTRGLGQSFIAKNVSPEAVLTFLEQKLAKIR comes from the coding sequence ATGCAAGCCAAAACCGTTACTGTTAAACTGGACAAGCACTGTTACGATATCATTATTGGCCCAAATCTCATTGCTCAAACTGCTTTGCAGATTAAGCGTTCTCTTCACCAAAAAGATTTTCATCAGACACGTTTAGCAGTTGTTACAGATACAAACGTTGCATCCCTTCATTTGGATACATTACAGACAGAGTTAACAAGAAATAAAATTCATGCTGTTCCTATTGTGGTAGAAGCAGGAGAACAATCAAAATCATTTTCAACTCTGCAAACTGTTATTGATAAAATTCTTGCTGCACGTTTAGAAAGAGGTGACAGCGTTATTGCTTTTGGTGGTGGTGTCATTGGCGACCTAGGAGGGTTTGCCGCAAGCATCATACGCCGCGGCATGAACTTCATTCAGATACCTACCACGTTGCTTGCACAAATTGATTCTTCTGTTGGTGGAAAAACTGGAATCAATAGCCGATATGGTAAAAATCTTATTGGTACTTTTTATCAACCACGCTGTGTTATCGCTGATACTTGTATCCTTGATACACTGCCATTGCGCCAATTTCGCGCTGGTTACGCTGAAATAGTTAAATATGGGCTCATTAACCAGCCTGACTTCTTTGAATGGCTTGAAAAAAACGGGCAAAAAATTTTTTCTAATGGCCCTATACGAACAGAAGCCATTGTCCGCTCGTGCCAATTTAAAGCTCACATTGTAGCACGCGATGAATACGAAACAGGAGAACGCGCACTCTTAAACCTTGGTCATACATTTGGACATATGCTTGAAACAGCAACAGCTTACGACTCAAACCGTTTAATCCACGGCGAAGCTGTAGCAATTGGGATGACTCTAGCTCACCAATTCTCCGCTCAACTGAATTTAATAAACCCCACACTCACACACCGCATCGAAACACACCTTAAAGCAGTGGGATTGCCTACACAACTACAGGATATTCCAGGTAAGCTACCAGATGCTGAAACACTGATGACTCTCATCTCCCAAGATAAAAAAGTCTCAAAAAACAATTTGACCTTCATCTTAACACGCGGACTTGGTCAATCATTTATTGCAAAAAATGTCTCTCCAGAGGCAGTTTTAACTTTTCTGGAACAAAAATTAGCGAAAATTCGTTAA